A window from Citrus sinensis cultivar Valencia sweet orange chromosome 3, DVS_A1.0, whole genome shotgun sequence encodes these proteins:
- the LOC127901237 gene encoding kunitz trypsin inhibitor 5-like, whose amino-acid sequence MRSTLVLPSLILLFAFIATPLPVNGNASPDPVLDIAGKQLRTGSKYYILPVTKGRGGGLTLAGRSNNKTCPLDVVQEQHSFKNGLPVTFSPVNPKKGVVRESTDLNIKFDAATSCSQSTVWKLDNFDAVLGQWLLTTGGVEGNPGPRTMRNWFKIEKFFGDYKLVYCPSVCNFCRGLCRDVGIFINGGVRRLALSDVPFKVVFKKV is encoded by the coding sequence ATGAGAAGTACACTAGTCTTACCCTCGCTGATCCTTCTCTTTGCCTTCATTGCAACGCCATTGCCTGTCAACGGCAATGCTTCACCTGATCCGGTGCTGGACATCGCCGGTAAGCAGCTCCGAACTGGCAGTAAGTACTATATCTTGCCCGTTACAAAGGGCCGAGGCGGCGGGCTTACACTTGCTGGCAGAAGCAACAATAAGACATGTCCCCTAGATGTTGTTCAAGAGCAGCACTCATTTAAAAATGGTTTGCCGGTAACATTTTCGCCcgttaaccctaaaaaagGCGTTGTTCGTGAGTCCACCGacttaaatatcaaatttgacGCTGCAACAAGTTGTTCGCAGTCCACAGTGTGGAAGCTTGACAATTTTGATGCGGTATTAGGACAGTGGCTTTTGACAACTGGGGGAGTTGAAGGCAATCCGGGCCCCAGAACCATGAGAAATTGGTTTAAGATTGAGAAGTTTTTTGGTGATTACAAGCTTGTCTACTGTCCTTCGGTTTGTAATTTCTGCAGAGGTTTGTGCAGAGATGTTGgcatttttattaatggtGGGGTGCGGCGTCTGGCTTTGAGTGATGTTCCGTTCAAAGTTGTGTTTAAAAAG
- the LOC102630437 gene encoding putative GEM-like protein 8 isoform X3, whose product MKEKEAEYFEMAVSYDTTPERCSSQSQPFCSFQSPSSSDASPSFSSFNADEEDTEMGQRKCIESKGSNFACRIRDHVKMGPKFSETVKSKLSLGAKIIQKGGRENIFKQIFGLTEGEEFLKASQCYLSTTRGPIAGLLFISNKKIAFCSERSISYSSSTGELIRTPYKVLIPIQKIKSINESENVNKPEQKYVEIVTVDDFEFWFMGFLRYEKAYRNLQKAISMANEV is encoded by the exons atgaaagaaaaagaagcagaaTATTTTGAGATGGCGGTGTCATATGATACGACGCCAGAAAGATGTTCTTCTCAATCGCAACCATTCTGTTCGTTTCAAAGTCCATCTTCTTCAGATGCCTCTCCCAGCTTCAGCTCTT TCAATGCAGATGAAGAAGATACAGAAATGGGTCAGAGGAAATGTATTGAGAGCAAAGGTAGTAACTTCGCTTGCAGAATTCGAGATCACG TGAAAATGGGCCCAAAATTTTCTGAAACAGTGAAAAGTAAGCTGAGCTTGGGagcaaaaattattcaaaaaggCGGGAGGGAAAATATATTCAAGCAGATTTTTGGTTTGACAGAAGGGGAAGAATTCTTGAAGGCCTCACAGTGCTACTTATCAACGACGCGCGGTCCAATTGCTggacttctttttatttctaataagAAAATTGCTTTTTGCAGTGAAAGATCAATCTCTTACTCTTCGTCCACTGGAGAACTAATAAGAACACCATACAAg GTGTTGATACCAATACAAAAGATCAAAAGTATCAACGAAAGTGAGAATGTGAACAAGCCAGAGCAAAAGTACGTTGAAATAGTGACCGTAGacgattttgaattttggttcATGGGATTTTTGCGCTATGAAAAAGCTTACAGAAATCTTCAAAAGGCCATTTCTATGGCTAACGAAGTGTAA
- the LOC102630437 gene encoding putative GEM-like protein 8 isoform X4 gives MKEKEAEYFEMAVSYDTTPERCSSQSQPFCSFQSPSSSDASPSFSSYEEDTEMGQRKCIESKGSNFACRIRDHVKMGPKFSETVKSKLSLGAKIIQKGGRENIFKQIFGLTEGEEFLKASQCYLSTTRGPIAGLLFISNKKIAFCSERSISYSSSTGELIRTPYKVLIPIQKIKSINESENVNKPEQKYVEIVTVDDFEFWFMGFLRYEKAYRNLQKAISMANEV, from the exons atgaaagaaaaagaagcagaaTATTTTGAGATGGCGGTGTCATATGATACGACGCCAGAAAGATGTTCTTCTCAATCGCAACCATTCTGTTCGTTTCAAAGTCCATCTTCTTCAGATGCCTCTCCCAGCTTCAGCTCTT ATGAAGAAGATACAGAAATGGGTCAGAGGAAATGTATTGAGAGCAAAGGTAGTAACTTCGCTTGCAGAATTCGAGATCACG TGAAAATGGGCCCAAAATTTTCTGAAACAGTGAAAAGTAAGCTGAGCTTGGGagcaaaaattattcaaaaaggCGGGAGGGAAAATATATTCAAGCAGATTTTTGGTTTGACAGAAGGGGAAGAATTCTTGAAGGCCTCACAGTGCTACTTATCAACGACGCGCGGTCCAATTGCTggacttctttttatttctaataagAAAATTGCTTTTTGCAGTGAAAGATCAATCTCTTACTCTTCGTCCACTGGAGAACTAATAAGAACACCATACAAg GTGTTGATACCAATACAAAAGATCAAAAGTATCAACGAAAGTGAGAATGTGAACAAGCCAGAGCAAAAGTACGTTGAAATAGTGACCGTAGacgattttgaattttggttcATGGGATTTTTGCGCTATGAAAAAGCTTACAGAAATCTTCAAAAGGCCATTTCTATGGCTAACGAAGTGTAA
- the LOC102630437 gene encoding putative GEM-like protein 8 isoform X6 has translation MIRRQKDVLLNRNHSVRFKVHLLQMPLPASALVRNEEDTEMGQRKCIESKGSNFACRIRDHVKMGPKFSETVKSKLSLGAKIIQKGGRENIFKQIFGLTEGEEFLKASQCYLSTTRGPIAGLLFISNKKIAFCSERSISYSSSTGELIRTPYKVLIPIQKIKSINESENVNKPEQKYVEIVTVDDFEFWFMGFLRYEKAYRNLQKAISMANEV, from the exons ATGATACGACGCCAGAAAGATGTTCTTCTCAATCGCAACCATTCTGTTCGTTTCAAAGTCCATCTTCTTCAGATGCCTCTCCCAGCTTCAGCTCTTGTGCGTA ATGAAGAAGATACAGAAATGGGTCAGAGGAAATGTATTGAGAGCAAAGGTAGTAACTTCGCTTGCAGAATTCGAGATCACG TGAAAATGGGCCCAAAATTTTCTGAAACAGTGAAAAGTAAGCTGAGCTTGGGagcaaaaattattcaaaaaggCGGGAGGGAAAATATATTCAAGCAGATTTTTGGTTTGACAGAAGGGGAAGAATTCTTGAAGGCCTCACAGTGCTACTTATCAACGACGCGCGGTCCAATTGCTggacttctttttatttctaataagAAAATTGCTTTTTGCAGTGAAAGATCAATCTCTTACTCTTCGTCCACTGGAGAACTAATAAGAACACCATACAAg GTGTTGATACCAATACAAAAGATCAAAAGTATCAACGAAAGTGAGAATGTGAACAAGCCAGAGCAAAAGTACGTTGAAATAGTGACCGTAGacgattttgaattttggttcATGGGATTTTTGCGCTATGAAAAAGCTTACAGAAATCTTCAAAAGGCCATTTCTATGGCTAACGAAGTGTAA
- the LOC102630437 gene encoding putative GEM-like protein 8 isoform X1 gives MIRRQKDVLLNRNHSVRFKVHLLQMPLPASALRWLYNIIETFRRRQTMTHLTVNADEEDTEMGQRKCIESKGSNFACRIRDHVKMGPKFSETVKSKLSLGAKIIQKGGRENIFKQIFGLTEGEEFLKASQCYLSTTRGPIAGLLFISNKKIAFCSERSISYSSSTGELIRTPYKVLIPIQKIKSINESENVNKPEQKYVEIVTVDDFEFWFMGFLRYEKAYRNLQKAISMANEV, from the exons ATGATACGACGCCAGAAAGATGTTCTTCTCAATCGCAACCATTCTGTTCGTTTCAAAGTCCATCTTCTTCAGATGCCTCTCCCAGCTTCAGCTCTT CGTTGGCTGTACAATATTATAGAGACCTTTAGACGAAGACAAACAATGACTCACCTTACAGTCAATGCAGATGAAGAAGATACAGAAATGGGTCAGAGGAAATGTATTGAGAGCAAAGGTAGTAACTTCGCTTGCAGAATTCGAGATCACG TGAAAATGGGCCCAAAATTTTCTGAAACAGTGAAAAGTAAGCTGAGCTTGGGagcaaaaattattcaaaaaggCGGGAGGGAAAATATATTCAAGCAGATTTTTGGTTTGACAGAAGGGGAAGAATTCTTGAAGGCCTCACAGTGCTACTTATCAACGACGCGCGGTCCAATTGCTggacttctttttatttctaataagAAAATTGCTTTTTGCAGTGAAAGATCAATCTCTTACTCTTCGTCCACTGGAGAACTAATAAGAACACCATACAAg GTGTTGATACCAATACAAAAGATCAAAAGTATCAACGAAAGTGAGAATGTGAACAAGCCAGAGCAAAAGTACGTTGAAATAGTGACCGTAGacgattttgaattttggttcATGGGATTTTTGCGCTATGAAAAAGCTTACAGAAATCTTCAAAAGGCCATTTCTATGGCTAACGAAGTGTAA
- the LOC102630437 gene encoding putative GEM-like protein 8 isoform X2, protein MIRRQKDVLLNRNHSVRFKVHLLQMPLPASALVRKTFRRRQTMTHLTVNADEEDTEMGQRKCIESKGSNFACRIRDHVKMGPKFSETVKSKLSLGAKIIQKGGRENIFKQIFGLTEGEEFLKASQCYLSTTRGPIAGLLFISNKKIAFCSERSISYSSSTGELIRTPYKVLIPIQKIKSINESENVNKPEQKYVEIVTVDDFEFWFMGFLRYEKAYRNLQKAISMANEV, encoded by the exons ATGATACGACGCCAGAAAGATGTTCTTCTCAATCGCAACCATTCTGTTCGTTTCAAAGTCCATCTTCTTCAGATGCCTCTCCCAGCTTCAGCTCTTGTGCGTA AGACCTTTAGACGAAGACAAACAATGACTCACCTTACAGTCAATGCAGATGAAGAAGATACAGAAATGGGTCAGAGGAAATGTATTGAGAGCAAAGGTAGTAACTTCGCTTGCAGAATTCGAGATCACG TGAAAATGGGCCCAAAATTTTCTGAAACAGTGAAAAGTAAGCTGAGCTTGGGagcaaaaattattcaaaaaggCGGGAGGGAAAATATATTCAAGCAGATTTTTGGTTTGACAGAAGGGGAAGAATTCTTGAAGGCCTCACAGTGCTACTTATCAACGACGCGCGGTCCAATTGCTggacttctttttatttctaataagAAAATTGCTTTTTGCAGTGAAAGATCAATCTCTTACTCTTCGTCCACTGGAGAACTAATAAGAACACCATACAAg GTGTTGATACCAATACAAAAGATCAAAAGTATCAACGAAAGTGAGAATGTGAACAAGCCAGAGCAAAAGTACGTTGAAATAGTGACCGTAGacgattttgaattttggttcATGGGATTTTTGCGCTATGAAAAAGCTTACAGAAATCTTCAAAAGGCCATTTCTATGGCTAACGAAGTGTAA
- the LOC102630437 gene encoding GEM-like protein 4 isoform X5, whose amino-acid sequence MIRRQKDVLLNRNHSVRFKVHLLQMPLPASALVRINADEEDTEMGQRKCIESKGSNFACRIRDHVKMGPKFSETVKSKLSLGAKIIQKGGRENIFKQIFGLTEGEEFLKASQCYLSTTRGPIAGLLFISNKKIAFCSERSISYSSSTGELIRTPYKVLIPIQKIKSINESENVNKPEQKYVEIVTVDDFEFWFMGFLRYEKAYRNLQKAISMANEV is encoded by the exons ATGATACGACGCCAGAAAGATGTTCTTCTCAATCGCAACCATTCTGTTCGTTTCAAAGTCCATCTTCTTCAGATGCCTCTCCCAGCTTCAGCTCTTGTGCGTA TCAATGCAGATGAAGAAGATACAGAAATGGGTCAGAGGAAATGTATTGAGAGCAAAGGTAGTAACTTCGCTTGCAGAATTCGAGATCACG TGAAAATGGGCCCAAAATTTTCTGAAACAGTGAAAAGTAAGCTGAGCTTGGGagcaaaaattattcaaaaaggCGGGAGGGAAAATATATTCAAGCAGATTTTTGGTTTGACAGAAGGGGAAGAATTCTTGAAGGCCTCACAGTGCTACTTATCAACGACGCGCGGTCCAATTGCTggacttctttttatttctaataagAAAATTGCTTTTTGCAGTGAAAGATCAATCTCTTACTCTTCGTCCACTGGAGAACTAATAAGAACACCATACAAg GTGTTGATACCAATACAAAAGATCAAAAGTATCAACGAAAGTGAGAATGTGAACAAGCCAGAGCAAAAGTACGTTGAAATAGTGACCGTAGacgattttgaattttggttcATGGGATTTTTGCGCTATGAAAAAGCTTACAGAAATCTTCAAAAGGCCATTTCTATGGCTAACGAAGTGTAA
- the LOC102630437 gene encoding putative GEM-like protein 8 isoform X7, which produces MTHLTVNADEEDTEMGQRKCIESKGSNFACRIRDHVKMGPKFSETVKSKLSLGAKIIQKGGRENIFKQIFGLTEGEEFLKASQCYLSTTRGPIAGLLFISNKKIAFCSERSISYSSSTGELIRTPYKVLIPIQKIKSINESENVNKPEQKYVEIVTVDDFEFWFMGFLRYEKAYRNLQKAISMANEV; this is translated from the exons ATGACTCACCTTACAGTCAATGCAGATGAAGAAGATACAGAAATGGGTCAGAGGAAATGTATTGAGAGCAAAGGTAGTAACTTCGCTTGCAGAATTCGAGATCACG TGAAAATGGGCCCAAAATTTTCTGAAACAGTGAAAAGTAAGCTGAGCTTGGGagcaaaaattattcaaaaaggCGGGAGGGAAAATATATTCAAGCAGATTTTTGGTTTGACAGAAGGGGAAGAATTCTTGAAGGCCTCACAGTGCTACTTATCAACGACGCGCGGTCCAATTGCTggacttctttttatttctaataagAAAATTGCTTTTTGCAGTGAAAGATCAATCTCTTACTCTTCGTCCACTGGAGAACTAATAAGAACACCATACAAg GTGTTGATACCAATACAAAAGATCAAAAGTATCAACGAAAGTGAGAATGTGAACAAGCCAGAGCAAAAGTACGTTGAAATAGTGACCGTAGacgattttgaattttggttcATGGGATTTTTGCGCTATGAAAAAGCTTACAGAAATCTTCAAAAGGCCATTTCTATGGCTAACGAAGTGTAA